ATGGTCGTCTACAACAACGGCGATGGGAAACGGACGACGGGCAGAAGCGAAGCAAACATGAAGTGGTAGCTCAAACAGTAACGTTCTTGCCGAAAAAGTCATCCTCCGGTAGCTCTGGGTCAGGAGTTTCTGAGGAGTCTCCCTATGATTCGGAAGAGTATTATCCTGACCCAATGCCCTAATTTTTAGCCGAGGAGAGGTTTCTGTGGAAAAAGGAAGATTGTTTCAGCGGAAAAGAGTGTGCCGCTTTTGCTTCGATAAAACACCATTGGATTACAAGGATGCAAATCTATTGAGGAATTTCCTCACGGAACGCGGACGCATTATTCCTCGTCGGACATCTGGAAATTGCTTGCGGCATCAAAGGAAATTAACCCAAGCGATTAAGCGTGCCAGGCATGTTGCTATCCTTTCATTTGCAGAAGAACACTGAGGTCAACAGTTTTCTTTGATATGGGGCAGTAGAGGGTAGAGTGACGGGGTTGTGAAATGTCGATAATTTTCAATCTACTGGATGTGCCCCCGGCTGGGCTTCAAATTCATCATGAGGTAGAGCCATCGGCCTTATCGTTATCCAGTTATGAGGGAAGCCCAATTGGTAGCTTAAGCTGTCATGGAGAGTTGTTTTTGACTGGGGAGCTATCAGCATATTTTCAAGGTAAAATTAGTGGAAGGATGGCCAGGGAATGTGTTCGTTGCCTCGATCAATTTGAAGAAGATCTGTCATTATCGTGCGAGGTTGAATTTAAAAAAGCGGTGAAAGCGGTAAAAGTGATCGTGCCGCACAGGGATAAAGGCAAAGGAGTGAAGGGGGGCGATAAACCCGTCGAGGAAGATGCCAACGAGGAGGATGTTTACCCTATTTCAGGAAATGAAATCGACCTCCTTCCAGCTATTCGAGAGCAAGTCATTCTTGCTAGCCCTCTCCAGTCCTTGTGCAATAAAAATTGTCTCGGGTTGTGCCAGGTATGTGGGAATAATTTAAATGATGGCATTTGTGGGTGTTGTACCCCGGTTACAGACTCAGACCCGGTGCCAAATTTCCAGCAAACAATATCAAAAAAAAATCCATCCAAGCGCTCTCCCGCTTCCGTTCGAAGGGGATCGTGAAGGCATCAGTCACCTCTTAATTGAAAAGTTGGACTATTATGGCAAATCCCAAACACAAAATTTCTAAAGCCCGACGGGATAAACGGCGATCCCATCTCAAGCTCAGCCCGCCTAATTTGTCTACGTGCCCTCAATGTCATGAGCCCAAGCCATCTCATACGACATGCCTGAATTGTGGGACCTATAAAGGGATCGCCATTATTTCGGTTGAAGAGGGATAAACGGCATTTTTCTTCTCGAGCCAGTCATCTTTTAGCACCAAACCCATGAAAATAGCCGTGGACGCGATGGGGGGGGATCATGGATTATCTCCCAATGTCGAAGGAGCCATACAGGCTACAAGGGAATCCTCTCTCTCGATTATCCTGGTCGGAGACGAACCATCTCTCCAATCTCATCTGGACAAACTCGGCGGTACCAAAGCCGGCATTGAAATTTTTCATGCCCCACAAGTCGTGGATATGCATGAGTCTCCAGCGTTGATTGCCAGAAAAAAACGAGATTCTTCCATATGGAAAGCCACAGAATTAGTTAAAAATAAACAGGCCGATGCGTTGGTGTCTGCAGGAAATACCGGTGCCACCATGGTGTCAGCGTTTTTTCTTTTGGGATTGATTCAAGGGGTTGAACGCCCCGCAATCGCCGCGACATTGCCGACTCGCCAGGGCAAGGCAATCATGTTGGATGTCGGTGCCACTGTTGATTGTACCGCCAAACAACTCTTCCAGTTTGGAATCATGGGGCATGAATATGGGAGGCATCTCCTAGGAAATGATCGTCCACGGGTAGGGCTATTAAGTATTGGAGAAGAAGATACAAAAGGGAATGAGGTTACAAAAGAAACCTTTAAATTGTTGAAGGATAGCCCCATTAATTTCATTGGTAATGTTGAAGGGCGGGATGTCTATAGTGGGAATGCCGATGTCATTGTGACGGATGGATTTATTGGCAATGTAGCCTTGAAAATTTCTGAAGGGTTGGCGGATGCGATAAAAAAAATGCTGATGAAAGAAATTGCCCAGTCAGCTCTTGGTCGGCTTTCCTATCTGTTTGTGGCCGGACCCCTTCTGCGGTTACGGCGAAAAACCGATTATGCCGAATTTGGCGGAGCTCCTCTTTTGGGGGTTGAAGGTATCAGTATGATCTGTCATGGTCGTTCCTCATCGAAGGCGATTAAAAATGCGATTCTTCGAGCCCAGTCTTTGGCGGAAGGTGGTTTGATTGAGGAAATCCGAGGCGATATTGCACATGGGTGCAGGTGAATTAAAATAGGTGTCTCAAGGATGAAGAGCTTGATTCTAGGGACAGGGGCGTATGTTCCCAAACGAGTCTTAACCAATGCGGATTTAGAGCGCATGGTTGACACTTCGGATACCTGGATTACCGAACGAACAGGGATCAGGGAGCGCCGCGTGGTTGAGCCAGGGCAGGCCTGTTCCGATTTGGCTGTTGAGGCGGCCCAGCGAGCGTTAATGGCCGCTGATGTGGCGGCATCGGAAATCGACCTGATCCTTTTAGCCACTTGCACAGGGGATTCCCCCCTTCCTTCCACAGCCTGTCTTATCCAGCATCGGTTAGGAGCCCATCGGGCAGCGGCTTGCGATATTTCTGCCGCCTGTTGCGGGTTTATTTATGCGTTGGCTATTGCAGATGCCTATGTGAAAAGTGGGATGCGGCACGTATTGGTCATTGGTTCCGAAGTCATGTCAGCGATAACCGATTGGACCGATCGTAATACGTGCGTCTTATTTGGTGATGGGGCTGGGGCGGTGGTAGTCGGTCAAGGCACCGAAGGTTCGGGGATCCTTTCCACGCATTTGCATGCCAATGGCGGACTTTCGGATATGATTCAGGTGCCTGGAGGCGGATCGCGGGAACCGGCATCCAAAGAGGTTCTTGAAGAAAAGCGGTGTTTTATAAAAATGAAGGGTAATGAAACCTTTAAAATTGCTGTCAAATCAATGGAAGAGGCCACCAAAGAGGCATTAGAGGCCAATAAATTGGAAATAGGCGATATCGATCTCTTCATTCCTCATCAGGCTAATATGCGGATTTTGAATGCCGTGGGCCAACGATTGGGGTTGGCTCGAGAAAAGTTGATGATAAATTTAGATCGATTTGGTAATACCTCTGCAGCATCCATTCCGTTGGCGCTCGATCAAGCTGTCCAGGAGGGGAGAATTCATAAAGGGAGTGTGGTGCTCTTGGCAGCATTTGGTGCAGGTCTGACTTGGGCGTCAACTGTAATTCGTTGGTAATGTGATTGTCGGCAGGTATCTCTTTCCTGAATGAGATTCTTGCTAAAAAGCAGGGGAAGAATCTGAGGCTTCCAACAAGAGCAAACCAAAAGATTTGAAAGGTTATAACGAGAGGGGAATTATGTCTGGAACGACCTCATGGGGTGAAAATGATTGGGCGCTGATTCTGGGAGCTTCTAGCGGTTTCGGAGAGGCGGCCGCATTGGAGTTGG
The sequence above is a segment of the Nitrospira sp. MA-1 genome. Coding sequences within it:
- a CDS encoding ketoacyl-ACP synthase III; this encodes MKSLILGTGAYVPKRVLTNADLERMVDTSDTWITERTGIRERRVVEPGQACSDLAVEAAQRALMAADVAASEIDLILLATCTGDSPLPSTACLIQHRLGAHRAAACDISAACCGFIYALAIADAYVKSGMRHVLVIGSEVMSAITDWTDRNTCVLFGDGAGAVVVGQGTEGSGILSTHLHANGGLSDMIQVPGGGSREPASKEVLEEKRCFIKMKGNETFKIAVKSMEEATKEALEANKLEIGDIDLFIPHQANMRILNAVGQRLGLAREKLMINLDRFGNTSAASIPLALDQAVQEGRIHKGSVVLLAAFGAGLTWASTVIRW
- a CDS encoding DUF177 domain-containing protein, with translation MSIIFNLLDVPPAGLQIHHEVEPSALSLSSYEGSPIGSLSCHGELFLTGELSAYFQGKISGRMARECVRCLDQFEEDLSLSCEVEFKKAVKAVKVIVPHRDKGKGVKGGDKPVEEDANEEDVYPISGNEIDLLPAIREQVILASPLQSLCNKNCLGLCQVCGNNLNDGICGCCTPVTDSDPVPNFQQTISKKNPSKRSPASVRRGS
- the rpsR gene encoding 30S ribosomal protein S18, with protein sequence MFSRGEVSVEKGRLFQRKRVCRFCFDKTPLDYKDANLLRNFLTERGRIIPRRTSGNCLRHQRKLTQAIKRARHVAILSFAEEH
- the rpmF gene encoding 50S ribosomal protein L32, whose amino-acid sequence is MANPKHKISKARRDKRRSHLKLSPPNLSTCPQCHEPKPSHTTCLNCGTYKGIAIISVEEG
- the plsX gene encoding phosphate acyltransferase PlsX, producing MKIAVDAMGGDHGLSPNVEGAIQATRESSLSIILVGDEPSLQSHLDKLGGTKAGIEIFHAPQVVDMHESPALIARKKRDSSIWKATELVKNKQADALVSAGNTGATMVSAFFLLGLIQGVERPAIAATLPTRQGKAIMLDVGATVDCTAKQLFQFGIMGHEYGRHLLGNDRPRVGLLSIGEEDTKGNEVTKETFKLLKDSPINFIGNVEGRDVYSGNADVIVTDGFIGNVALKISEGLADAIKKMLMKEIAQSALGRLSYLFVAGPLLRLRRKTDYAEFGGAPLLGVEGISMICHGRSSSKAIKNAILRAQSLAEGGLIEEIRGDIAHGCR